TAAGTTGTTTCCGGTCAATTAGTTATTAACGTTAATGAACGGATCCCAAAGATAGTAGCCAATGGCATTTCCTGTCTGTGTGTCCAACAGTGCAAAAGACATGTTGTATTGTGTGGTCCCTGTTCCGTTTACCTGGAACAGCCATTGTGCACAAATGAACGTGTTGGCGCTTCCTGCATTCGGATATCCCTGAGGAATCGTGTTGGCAAATTGCGGCTGGCTTCCAGAACCTCCTGATTGCAGGCAGTAGTTTGTCCAGATTGCCGTATTCGGTCCTAAACTTTTTACGTTTGCATTGTCCAGTTGGGTGTTATAAAGCACCGGATAGTAATTTTGACCTGCACCAGGCGCTGAAATCGTGAAGACGATCTCATCCCCGACATTTGCGGAAATCGTTAATTCCGATTCTCCCTGGTCGTTGACAACAGCACTTCCCTGTGCCATCATTTCTACATAAACATCGGAAGAACTGTAGCTTCCCAAGCTAATCGGAGAATTCCATGAACCTCCTGGTTTAGCTGCTAGTGAGATTGCGTCGACTGTAATTGCGACAAAAATTTGTGCCATAATGGGTAGTTTAAATGTCCCTACTCATAAGGCTTTTCGGGTTCCGCCTCCTGTTGAATTGACTGAACAGGAACAGTCCTTTTTTTGAGTGGTGCAGTTCCACTGTTTGAAGGTTGCAACGCTTTGTGAACAAGACAAAGTAACGGTAAGCTGAAGGGAATTCTTTACACAGAAATACCGGTTTTTAAAACCAGATATTTTTATCTGGTTTCGGTCAGGAGGTGTCAATATTTTGATAACTTAGTCACAAAAATACATGTTATGAACCCACTCCACGATTCTACTGAACACTTCCGTATTGGTATTCCTGAAGCAGATAAGCGCATTTACCGCTGGCAAAACGACAACTTTATCCTTGTTTCAAAAACATTTGAAGGCCCGGTTCCATCCGGTTACCAGGCATTGCCGCTTGATTCATTCAGCCTCTCGGTAGAAGACTTGCTTCACTTGACAGAACGGATAAAAACGTACAATCTGAACGAATCCGGAAAAGATAACTTCCCGATAACCGGATTTTCCTGTCGCCTGGGAATAAAGGACTATGCGAATAAACTGGGAGAACCTGAGCCCTTACCTTGTTTGATGATGGAACCGATTATCGGTTTTGAGCGCAATGAAGATCCCCACAACCCGATAGCGTCAAACCCCGGAGAACTGCTGGAATGCATTCCGGAGGATATTGGCGGTAAGATATTCGATTATTCCGCCATTTATGATTTCAGTTATCCTTGTCCTCCCACTTGTCCGAAAAAGACAAACAAGTAACCGCTTTCGGATGGAATGGAGCTAAAAGCGTTTCTGTTTAATTATGGTCCCTGGATTATTATTGCCCCGTTTTTGCTGTCAGTTGTCCGTTACAAGCGGTTAAGCAAGGCCCTGAAAATAATGACGTGGTATTTGGTGTTGTCTGTGGTCACACAGGCGGTATCTTTATTGCTGTGGAAAGAAAGCATCAATAACCTGCCGTTGCTGCACGTATTTACGGTTCTTGAATTTTGCCTGCTGTTTGCCTGGTATGCTGTTCAAAGCAAATCGTTCCTTCCCAGGATCTGGCTTTTCGGGATGCCGGTTTTATTCCTGTTATTTGCGCTTTTGGATGCTTTTGTACTGGAAAGCCTGCATAGCTTTAATATTTACACGCGTTCCCTGGAAGCTTTCATTTTCATCGGATGTTCCGTGCATTGGTTTATCCGTTCAATTACCCTTGAAAGCAAAGTGGTTACGGGAGAGCAACAGGCTTTGAACTATATGAATGCAGGGTTCTTTATTTATTTCTCCGGTTCCCTGATTTTGTTTGCTTTCAGTAATTATATCAACCATTTGGGACGCTCTTTGCTCATGAATATCTGGACGCTGCATAGCCTTTTATTGATTGTACTTTACCTTTTTATACTTACCGGATTTTGGAAAACCAACAGGAAATAGATTTTTATTACGGTATTATTATTACCATGGCTGCATTTTTCCTGATAGCCTGCGGAGCCATTTTGTTTTTTATCCGTTATCAGAAAAATCTTCTGAAGAAACAGGAAGAGTTGTTCCGGCTGGAAGCTGAACACCGGAAAGAATTATTGAGCAGTAATATCCAATCGGCAGAGGAAGAACGGTTGCGGATTGCCCGGGACGTGCATGATGAACTGGGCGGAATTTTCTCCACGCTTTCGCTCTCCATTCAACAGTTGAACCCGGAAACCGAAAAAAACAAAGACACTTTGCAACAAAGCAAACAGCTGATCCAAACAGGTATAAACAGTGTACGCCGTATTTCACATGCCATTATTCCTTTTGAACTGGAACTACTGGGGCTGAACCAAACCCTGACCAATTATACGGAATCGGTTTCAACGGCATCCGGAATGGACATCCGGTTTGAATTTGACCATGTACCGGAAGAAATAAGTCCGGTTGTTTCACTGGCTACTTACCGGATCATCCAGGAATTGCTGAATAACACGGTAAAGTATGCCCGGGCCGGTTCCGTTACGATAGGTTGCAACGGATCAGGAAATCACCTGCAGGTACATTATGCCGACAATGGAGCAGGAGTGGACCTAAGCGACAAACAACTAAAAAGAGGAATTGGCATCAAGAACATCGAAAGCCGTGTACTTGCCCTTGACGGAACGGTGGATTTCAGTTCTTCTCCCGGCCAGGGATTCCGGTGCACATTCCGTTTACCTTTCAATCCAACGCACGAATGATCAATATTGCCATAGCCGAAGACCAGGTACTTTTCCGCAAAGGAATCATATCCCTGCTGAACACCATTCCGGATTTGAAGGTTGTACTGGAATGCAGCAACGGAGAAGAATTACTTCAACAGCTGGATACTTGTCCTGAAAATATTCACGTGGCCCTGATCGACATCAATATGCCCGTTTTAAACGGATTGGAAACGATGAAAATCATGCGGGAAAAGCACCCGGCTACCCGGAATATTATTTTGACCATCCACGAAGAAGAAAAATACATCCAGGCCATGGTGGAAGCCGGGGCCAATGCTTACCTGGCCAAGAACGCCGATTTCGATGAGGTGGAAAAAGCAATCCGGGCGGTAGTGGCAAACGATTACTATTTCAACGAGCAAACCATCAAAGCCATGCACCGGTTTATGCACGGGAAGAAACAAAAGGTGGTGCTTGGAGAAATGGACATCACCCGACGGGAACGAGAAGTGCTCGAACTCATTTGCCAGGAAAATACAAGCCAGGAAATCGCGCAGAAATTATTTATCAGCGAAAGCACCGTGAATGGCCACCGGAATAATTTATTGCTTAAGATTGGTTGTAAAAACACTGCAGGGCTGGTATTGTTTGCGATCCGGCACCAGATTTACAAGCTTCATTGAATGCTATGGAGAAAACTGCTAATTTAGCAGTAGTAACTGCTTGACAGAACTATTTAAAATACTGCCTATGAAATTAGTGACATCCCTTTTATTCCTTTTTCTTTTCAGTTACTACCTGGGTGCCTGCAGTGTCTATAAGATTACGGTCAATAACAAGACGTTTGTTGGAAACAATGAAGATTAT
The window above is part of the Fluviicola sp. genome. Proteins encoded here:
- a CDS encoding AidA/PixA family protein translates to MAQIFVAITVDAISLAAKPGGSWNSPISLGSYSSSDVYVEMMAQGSAVVNDQGESELTISANVGDEIVFTISAPGAGQNYYPVLYNTQLDNANVKSLGPNTAIWTNYCLQSGGSGSQPQFANTIPQGYPNAGSANTFICAQWLFQVNGTGTTQYNMSFALLDTQTGNAIGYYLWDPFINVNN
- a CDS encoding sensor histidine kinase encodes the protein MAAFFLIACGAILFFIRYQKNLLKKQEELFRLEAEHRKELLSSNIQSAEEERLRIARDVHDELGGIFSTLSLSIQQLNPETEKNKDTLQQSKQLIQTGINSVRRISHAIIPFELELLGLNQTLTNYTESVSTASGMDIRFEFDHVPEEISPVVSLATYRIIQELLNNTVKYARAGSVTIGCNGSGNHLQVHYADNGAGVDLSDKQLKRGIGIKNIESRVLALDGTVDFSSSPGQGFRCTFRLPFNPTHE
- a CDS encoding response regulator transcription factor encodes the protein MINIAIAEDQVLFRKGIISLLNTIPDLKVVLECSNGEELLQQLDTCPENIHVALIDINMPVLNGLETMKIMREKHPATRNIILTIHEEEKYIQAMVEAGANAYLAKNADFDEVEKAIRAVVANDYYFNEQTIKAMHRFMHGKKQKVVLGEMDITRREREVLELICQENTSQEIAQKLFISESTVNGHRNNLLLKIGCKNTAGLVLFAIRHQIYKLH